Proteins from a genomic interval of Bifidobacterium longum subsp. infantis ATCC 15697 = JCM 1222 = DSM 20088:
- a CDS encoding MFS transporter, which translates to MSNNSSNSNSSTILADIKEVGHKVFGGYAELLRIPHTARYSIGSVIACMPFPMVGMTITISVQHYYGNYSLAGMLTAIQAIALAVATPLLGKLTDKFGQRQVSIPTIIVWIVAAIALVTAITNRAPEWVLYCLTPFLAAIPPWGAMSRARWTKILKGDRERTNRALSLCGVLDECMWVIGNPLASTLAVISGLLAFSFTGMCVVIGALMFLTELTTEPPSQTALARAEGISRKEYREREAAKAEALKVETAAEETRRRLEREGVTDEATINAAIKQAVADARSGKKASIWGPGLIAVCVTWFGLGAFQSATGISIIAFATEANMKQYTGFVFACFSFSSLMGALVYGAKNWSIALWKRFYFCLAVVNIGISTFLFAKHLWVIMIIYLIIGVCQAPTWINGNQLMLHLVPPSRLTEGMAWMGAMNSIGSSAGSAIAGQFIDRMGSHGGFMVVTTLALASLVIALIGFKQIKGSTEQPTLTEVSV; encoded by the coding sequence ATGTCCAATAACTCGTCCAACTCGAACTCGAGCACCATTCTGGCCGACATCAAGGAAGTAGGCCACAAAGTCTTTGGTGGGTATGCGGAACTACTGCGCATTCCGCATACCGCCCGTTATTCCATCGGCTCGGTCATCGCCTGCATGCCATTCCCGATGGTCGGCATGACCATCACCATTTCCGTACAGCATTATTACGGCAACTATTCGCTGGCCGGCATGCTCACCGCCATTCAGGCGATTGCGTTGGCCGTGGCCACGCCGCTGCTAGGCAAGCTGACCGACAAGTTCGGCCAGAGACAGGTCTCGATTCCGACGATCATCGTTTGGATTGTGGCCGCCATCGCGCTGGTGACGGCGATTACCAACCGCGCGCCGGAATGGGTGCTGTACTGTCTGACGCCGTTCCTGGCCGCCATTCCGCCGTGGGGCGCGATGAGCCGCGCGCGCTGGACCAAGATTCTTAAGGGTGACCGGGAGCGCACGAACCGCGCGCTGTCGCTGTGCGGCGTGCTCGACGAATGCATGTGGGTAATCGGCAATCCGCTGGCCTCCACGCTGGCCGTGATCTCCGGTTTGCTGGCGTTCTCGTTCACTGGCATGTGCGTGGTGATCGGTGCGCTGATGTTCCTGACCGAGCTGACCACCGAGCCGCCATCACAGACCGCGCTGGCGCGCGCCGAGGGCATCTCCCGCAAGGAATACCGTGAGCGCGAGGCCGCCAAAGCTGAGGCGCTGAAGGTGGAAACCGCCGCCGAGGAGACCCGCCGCCGTCTTGAGCGTGAAGGCGTGACCGATGAGGCCACGATTAACGCAGCCATTAAGCAGGCGGTCGCCGATGCGCGTTCGGGCAAGAAGGCGTCCATTTGGGGTCCGGGTCTGATTGCGGTGTGCGTCACCTGGTTCGGTTTGGGCGCGTTCCAGTCGGCCACGGGCATCTCGATTATTGCGTTCGCCACCGAAGCGAATATGAAGCAGTACACGGGCTTTGTGTTTGCCTGCTTCTCCTTCAGCTCGCTGATGGGCGCATTGGTGTATGGCGCGAAGAACTGGTCGATTGCCCTGTGGAAGCGCTTCTACTTCTGCCTGGCCGTGGTGAACATCGGCATCAGTACGTTCCTGTTCGCCAAGCATCTGTGGGTAATCATGATCATCTACTTGATTATTGGCGTATGCCAGGCCCCGACGTGGATCAACGGCAACCAGCTCATGTTGCATCTGGTGCCGCCCTCTCGCTTGACCGAGGGCATGGCGTGGATGGGTGCGATGAACTCCATCGGCTCCTCCGCCGGTTCGGCGATTGCCGGCCAGTTCATTGACCGCATGGGCTCGCATGGCGGCTTCATGGTGGTGACCACTTTAGCACTGGCCTCGCTGGTGATTGCGCTGATTGGCTTCAAACAGATCAAGGGCTCCACCGAGCAGCCGACCTTGACTGAAGTGAGTGTGTGA
- a CDS encoding AlbA family DNA-binding domain-containing protein — translation MAHEYGKETLSLEFKSDLKRLPDDDLLDAVVALANSDGGTVYMGVEDDGTPTGIDKVHQDAVGLSAMIANRTVPPVSARAQIVGTEKTPVMQIDVPKSRSVVSTKSGKVLRRRMKVDGTPESVPMYPYEIATRLSDLGRLDFSAQPVPDATRDDFDPLERDRLRRIIGTYQSSDRNLLELTDEELEKSLQADVMELLHVDANQAYYQLSKLVKGGKLGVIGRGKGARYTIGGFTGRK, via the coding sequence ATGGCACATGAATATGGCAAGGAAACGTTGTCGCTCGAGTTCAAAAGCGATTTGAAGCGTCTGCCAGATGACGATCTACTTGATGCCGTCGTGGCGTTGGCGAACTCGGATGGCGGTACGGTGTATATGGGCGTCGAGGATGACGGCACGCCGACCGGCATCGACAAAGTACATCAGGATGCGGTCGGTTTGTCGGCGATGATTGCCAACCGTACAGTTCCTCCGGTTTCCGCTCGTGCGCAGATCGTCGGGACGGAGAAGACGCCGGTGATGCAGATCGATGTGCCGAAATCCCGCAGCGTGGTCTCGACCAAGTCGGGCAAGGTGTTGCGACGCCGTATGAAGGTGGATGGTACGCCGGAGAGCGTGCCGATGTACCCGTACGAGATCGCCACGCGCCTGTCCGATTTGGGACGTTTGGACTTTTCCGCACAGCCGGTGCCGGATGCGACCCGTGATGATTTCGATCCCCTTGAACGCGACCGTCTGCGCCGGATTATCGGCACCTACCAATCCAGTGACCGTAATTTGTTGGAACTGACCGATGAGGAGCTGGAGAAATCCCTGCAAGCGGATGTCATGGAACTGCTGCATGTCGATGCGAACCAGGCGTACTACCAGCTGTCCAAGCTCGTTAAGGGTGGGAAGCTGGGGGTCATTGGCCGTGGCAAGGGGGCGCGCTATACGATCGGTGGCTTTACCGGGCGAAAGTGA
- a CDS encoding YoaK family protein: MTSHLAEAGRTLVPRKEDRYGLLSPALVVLTFVAGLVDALSYLSLGHVFVANVTGNIVFLGFSIAHAQGFVWWTSALTLVSFMVGALIGGRIIRRFEENRAKHLLVSTCVQASFVLAALIGVYLLNQLITGPADDASGVSSIARLAQTTQASQASQPSLNFPTARHIDLHIILLIVLLAPAMGIQNSTARKLSVPDLPTTVLTMTLTGVVADASAHGHQQSKLGRRAVVMLALASGALTGALLQAHGHENIILMVMLGCLLAVIAMMIPHVHSDAPWVTGRQ, encoded by the coding sequence ATGACATCACATCTTGCCGAAGCAGGACGCACGTTGGTTCCCCGCAAGGAAGACAGATACGGTCTGCTCTCCCCCGCCTTGGTGGTGCTGACGTTCGTCGCCGGGCTGGTGGACGCGCTGAGCTACCTGTCGCTGGGGCATGTGTTCGTGGCCAACGTGACCGGCAACATCGTGTTTCTTGGGTTTTCGATCGCCCATGCCCAAGGCTTCGTCTGGTGGACGTCGGCGCTGACGCTCGTCTCCTTCATGGTCGGCGCGCTTATCGGCGGGCGCATCATCCGGCGATTCGAGGAGAACCGGGCCAAGCATCTGTTGGTTTCTACCTGCGTGCAGGCGTCGTTCGTACTCGCCGCGCTAATCGGTGTCTATCTTTTGAACCAGCTCATCACCGGCCCCGCAGACGATGCGTCCGGCGTCTCCTCGATTGCACGGCTTGCACAGACCACCCAGGCCTCACAGGCCTCACAGCCGAGCCTGAACTTCCCCACCGCACGGCACATCGACCTGCACATCATCCTGCTGATCGTGCTGCTCGCCCCGGCAATGGGCATCCAGAACTCCACCGCCCGCAAGCTGTCGGTGCCGGACCTGCCCACCACCGTGCTCACGATGACGCTGACCGGCGTCGTCGCAGACGCTTCGGCACACGGCCACCAGCAGTCGAAGCTCGGGCGGCGCGCGGTCGTAATGCTGGCGCTGGCGTCTGGCGCGCTGACCGGCGCGCTTCTGCAGGCGCACGGACACGAGAACATCATCTTGATGGTGATGCTCGGGTGTCTGCTGGCGGTCATCGCGATGATGATTCCGCATGTCCATTCGGATGCGCCGTGGGTCACCGGTCGGCAATAG
- a CDS encoding DUF805 domain-containing protein, with amino-acid sequence MTDPSNAPAPPTPTPNGGPIQHHSGTPEYGAPTATPAGQDHGRFAAPASAAQQQPYGQPIYGQQEYGQSYGQSAPNANPYAQPSPVYGQVPPTYNQYAAPTGAVPLNKPYYGCPFSEAFLRFWQKYTVFRGRASRSEFWWWTLAAVIINALLSLLGDVTDGRLDFLTSLWNLAIVVPGLALAVRRLHDTNKPGWWAAVFCGMMTLGLLIMIVGGGAALYGAIGAIGHNYDYGYGYGYEALATGGFGALAIGGLIMLASAVTGIVFMALPSKPEGARFDDDAAIGVAPQNAYGTPYGASAAPGFPAPGTPAQDFGQTVPTYGQNPQYGQNQQYGQNQQYGQNPQQYGQTPQYAPAPQYGQVPPEHENAGPDSGETR; translated from the coding sequence ATGACCGATCCCAGCAACGCGCCCGCACCACCCACGCCCACGCCTAACGGCGGCCCTATCCAACACCACTCAGGCACGCCCGAATATGGAGCCCCCACCGCGACGCCTGCGGGGCAGGATCACGGTCGTTTCGCCGCCCCGGCGTCAGCGGCGCAGCAGCAACCCTACGGCCAGCCCATCTACGGCCAGCAGGAGTATGGCCAGTCCTACGGCCAGTCCGCTCCGAACGCCAATCCCTATGCCCAGCCGTCCCCCGTCTACGGCCAGGTTCCCCCCACCTACAACCAGTACGCGGCCCCCACCGGCGCGGTGCCGCTGAACAAGCCGTACTACGGATGCCCCTTCTCCGAAGCCTTCCTCCGCTTCTGGCAGAAATACACGGTGTTCAGGGGACGCGCCTCCCGCAGTGAATTCTGGTGGTGGACGCTGGCCGCCGTCATCATCAACGCCCTGCTGTCCCTGCTCGGCGACGTCACGGACGGCAGGCTGGACTTCCTCACCAGCCTGTGGAACCTGGCCATCGTCGTCCCCGGCCTGGCGCTCGCCGTCCGCCGCCTGCACGATACGAACAAGCCCGGCTGGTGGGCCGCCGTCTTCTGCGGCATGATGACTTTGGGACTGCTCATCATGATCGTCGGCGGCGGCGCGGCGTTGTACGGCGCCATCGGCGCCATCGGCCACAACTACGATTACGGTTATGGCTACGGCTATGAGGCTCTGGCAACCGGCGGCTTCGGCGCGTTGGCCATCGGCGGATTGATCATGCTGGCCAGCGCGGTCACCGGCATTGTGTTCATGGCCCTGCCCTCCAAGCCGGAAGGCGCACGGTTCGACGACGACGCGGCGATCGGCGTCGCACCCCAAAACGCCTACGGTACGCCGTACGGCGCCTCCGCCGCCCCGGGATTCCCGGCTCCCGGCACCCCCGCCCAAGACTTCGGCCAGACCGTCCCCACGTATGGGCAGAACCCACAATACGGGCAGAACCAGCAGTATGGGCAGAACCAGCAGTATGGGCAGAACCCACAGCAATACGGGCAGACTCCACAATACGCACCGGCCCCGCAATACGGCCAGGTGCCGCCCGAACACGAGAACGCCGGCCCGGACTCCGGCGAAACCCGCTGA
- a CDS encoding histidine phosphatase family protein, translated as MSATTIHFVRHGKVYNPDHLLYERLPDFHLSDLGRRMAQATAAYLAKNPQTNTIAAVYSSPLDRTRETAGAILDALNPVRESRGEAPLTLTTDERVIEAGNEFRGKRIGHGEGALWKNGNWKLVTNLYKPSWGESYQHIAARMDDFAREKVAQHPGEQIVVVSHESPIFSYRHYLETGHPEHWMFLRHTALASVTSVTYDNETGRVMSITYVDPAANVK; from the coding sequence ATGAGCGCTACCACCATCCATTTCGTCCGGCATGGCAAGGTATACAACCCCGACCATCTGCTCTATGAGCGACTGCCCGACTTCCATCTTTCCGACCTTGGCCGTCGCATGGCCCAAGCCACCGCCGCGTACTTGGCCAAGAATCCCCAAACCAATACGATTGCAGCCGTCTACTCCTCGCCGCTCGACCGTACGCGCGAGACCGCCGGCGCGATTCTCGATGCGCTGAACCCCGTGCGCGAGTCTCGTGGTGAGGCTCCGCTCACGCTCACCACTGATGAACGGGTGATTGAGGCCGGCAACGAGTTCCGTGGCAAGCGCATCGGCCATGGCGAGGGCGCGCTGTGGAAGAACGGCAACTGGAAGCTCGTCACCAACCTGTACAAGCCGAGCTGGGGCGAGTCCTATCAGCACATCGCGGCTCGTATGGACGACTTCGCCCGCGAGAAGGTGGCCCAGCACCCCGGCGAGCAGATTGTGGTGGTCAGCCACGAATCGCCGATTTTCAGTTATCGACATTATCTGGAGACCGGCCACCCCGAGCACTGGATGTTCCTGCGGCACACGGCGCTCGCCTCCGTGACCTCGGTGACGTACGACAACGAAACCGGCCGTGTGATGTCAATCACGTATGTCGACCCAGCAGCCAATGTCAAGTAA
- the gltX gene encoding glutamate--tRNA ligase → MTDAENTKPELPKNVRVRFCPSPTGTPHVGMIRTALFNWAEARATGGKLVFRIEDTDAVRDSEESYNQILESLRWLGIDWDEGIDVGGPHGPYRQSERTAIYKDVAAKLLEAGYAYESFSTPEEIKERNLAAGRPAEFGYDGYDRNLTDEQKEVFRAEGRKPALRLRMPDEDIAFDDLIRGTIEFKAGSVPDYVIVRPNGDPLYTLTNPVDDAMMEINVVLRGEDLLSSTPRQIVLYRYLMELGIAKEMPLFGHMPYVMGQGNKKLSKRDPESNLFNHRDNGFIREGLLNYLALLGWSIAPDRDVFSMDEMIEKFDVRDVKANPARFDIDKAISINAEHIRMLEPEDFLRRSVPYLHRDGVVGADDWDALTDREREVLTAAAPLVQPRVRLLGEVAGMVGSLLSTEEYLEPADDAKKQLKDSAGEVLDAAIAALEGVDEADWKTDNLHETLNKALVEEGGYKPRLAFGPVRVAMSGRRVSPPLFESMEIVGKPITVARLKGLRAHL, encoded by the coding sequence ATGACTGATGCTGAAAACACCAAACCCGAACTGCCCAAGAACGTTCGTGTTCGCTTCTGCCCGTCGCCGACCGGTACCCCGCACGTCGGCATGATTCGCACCGCCCTGTTCAACTGGGCGGAGGCCCGCGCCACCGGCGGCAAGCTGGTCTTCCGCATCGAAGACACCGACGCCGTGCGCGACAGCGAGGAAAGCTATAACCAGATTCTCGAATCCCTGCGTTGGCTGGGTATCGACTGGGACGAGGGCATCGATGTGGGTGGCCCTCACGGCCCGTACCGCCAGTCCGAGCGTACCGCCATCTACAAGGATGTTGCCGCCAAGCTGCTCGAAGCCGGCTACGCCTACGAGTCCTTCTCCACCCCCGAGGAGATCAAGGAACGCAATCTCGCCGCGGGTCGTCCGGCTGAGTTTGGCTACGACGGTTACGATCGCAACCTGACCGATGAGCAGAAGGAGGTTTTCCGTGCCGAAGGCCGCAAGCCGGCGCTGCGTTTGCGCATGCCCGATGAGGATATCGCCTTCGACGATCTGATTCGTGGCACCATCGAGTTCAAGGCCGGCTCCGTGCCGGACTATGTGATCGTGCGTCCGAACGGCGACCCGCTGTACACGCTGACCAATCCGGTCGATGACGCGATGATGGAAATCAACGTCGTGCTGCGTGGCGAGGACCTCCTGAGCTCCACCCCGCGCCAGATCGTGCTTTACCGTTACCTTATGGAACTTGGCATCGCCAAGGAGATGCCGCTGTTCGGCCACATGCCGTACGTGATGGGCCAGGGCAACAAGAAGCTCTCCAAGCGCGACCCGGAGTCCAACCTGTTCAACCACCGCGACAACGGCTTCATCCGCGAGGGCCTGCTCAACTACCTGGCCCTGCTCGGCTGGTCTATCGCCCCGGACCGCGACGTGTTCTCCATGGACGAGATGATCGAGAAGTTCGACGTGCGCGACGTCAAGGCCAACCCGGCCCGCTTCGACATCGACAAGGCCATCTCCATCAACGCCGAGCACATCCGTATGCTCGAGCCCGAGGACTTCCTGCGCCGCTCGGTGCCGTACCTGCATCGTGACGGCGTGGTCGGTGCCGACGACTGGGATGCCCTGACCGACCGTGAGCGTGAGGTGCTGACCGCCGCCGCTCCGCTGGTTCAGCCGCGTGTGCGTCTGCTGGGTGAGGTCGCCGGCATGGTCGGCTCCCTGCTGTCCACCGAGGAATATCTGGAGCCTGCGGATGACGCCAAGAAGCAGCTCAAGGATTCCGCCGGCGAAGTGCTGGACGCCGCCATCGCCGCCCTCGAGGGTGTGGATGAGGCCGATTGGAAGACCGACAACCTGCATGAGACCCTGAACAAGGCTCTGGTTGAGGAGGGCGGCTACAAGCCGCGCCTCGCCTTCGGCCCGGTCCGTGTGGCCATGTCCGGCCGCCGCGTCTCCCCGCCGCTGTTCGAGTCCATGGAGATCGTTGGCAAGCCGATCACCGTCGCCCGTCTCAAGGGCCTGCGGGCGCATCTGTGA
- a CDS encoding D-hexose-6-phosphate mutarotase → MDNDVNLRTLVNDGGSAVISDYGAHLLRWAPTGQPDVVWTPSTWRIEPGKPLGGGVPICFPWFGPGFAHGRQLAITPSHGFARVRRWTLDEEGFTDDRVRYVMDSERLTDGEVPWLDDEPEARFRATYDVHAADTLTMSLTVVNTGDVPMSYEAALHSYLHVGDVSDAGLVGLRGATYLDATETGFPPRLQEPEAVTFGERPVDRVYYSDSSVQLRDAVLGRVVHIVKSGSPQTVVWNPGKEGDHMRCARPGEWRGFVAVEAAACRDRGVTLAPGESHTLSQTLSVETLGV, encoded by the coding sequence ATGGACAACGATGTCAATCTGCGCACGCTTGTCAACGATGGCGGTAGCGCGGTAATCAGCGATTACGGAGCGCATCTGCTGCGCTGGGCCCCGACAGGACAGCCGGATGTGGTGTGGACGCCGAGCACGTGGCGCATCGAACCCGGCAAGCCGCTCGGCGGCGGGGTTCCGATCTGCTTTCCGTGGTTTGGGCCCGGATTCGCGCATGGCCGGCAGCTGGCGATCACGCCATCCCACGGATTCGCAAGGGTGCGCCGGTGGACGCTGGATGAGGAGGGGTTCACCGATGACCGGGTGCGGTATGTGATGGATTCCGAGCGTCTGACGGATGGCGAAGTGCCGTGGCTTGACGACGAGCCGGAGGCGCGCTTCCGCGCCACATACGACGTGCATGCCGCTGACACGCTGACGATGAGCCTGACCGTCGTCAATACCGGTGATGTTCCGATGTCGTATGAGGCCGCGCTGCATTCCTATCTGCATGTGGGAGACGTATCCGACGCTGGTCTGGTGGGTCTGCGGGGGGCGACGTATCTGGACGCCACCGAGACCGGTTTCCCGCCGCGATTGCAGGAGCCGGAGGCGGTGACGTTCGGCGAACGGCCGGTGGATCGCGTGTATTATTCGGATTCGTCCGTGCAGTTGCGCGACGCCGTTCTGGGCCGCGTGGTGCATATCGTCAAATCCGGCTCGCCGCAGACCGTGGTATGGAACCCGGGCAAGGAAGGGGACCATATGCGTTGCGCCAGACCGGGCGAATGGCGTGGTTTCGTGGCGGTGGAGGCGGCGGCATGCCGCGACCGCGGTGTGACGTTGGCGCCGGGGGAGTCGCATACGCTTTCCCAGACGTTGTCGGTGGAGACGCTTGGCGTGTGA
- a CDS encoding DUF6020 family protein, with product MNEGTAADVTAAHGGRSRQSKKHSKTYRSISAILSWLTARRPTTLSTSLRARFLPYLLTLAIAWLPWLILTWPGSMRDDTLAQYLQSSGLHHYYTQHPLFDTLTFGLFWHIGSALGSPLIGQALYTVTQAVLLAAGCALLLCYIRKIGSPRWLIGLGLVYLATNYVVVGAITTMGKDSLHAVFYLPLAVLFVEACLTRGSVLARRPVAFAFVILLFATIVSKRTALIIVLCAGCCLLAVCTPKGARRRAFACLAVAIVVAQGVWTPLSAAATHANRSPGREVWGLVTQPVARLAHDDPSAIDKVQRRRLNAIMDLDWAAAGINPHRTDETFRTLREHPRPTAAQQLAALQVWAQLGLAHPTEYATAYAGVTRGWWDPRVNFAYPTDSDYLFTPGYLRQWASFLTEGAWKHTSDGDADTVAAERLAAIEHDLAPLRGTSDKPQWQKNILRAIHRWARSDGRVGVRKGNLLTSMALYVTWIPLAAGLALVVRPARRRYGPALAAYGLLAFTVLSLYASPMALFWYPIPVFLALPLFVVLPFTFRESHPL from the coding sequence ATGAACGAGGGGACAGCGGCCGACGTAACCGCAGCACATGGCGGCCGGTCGCGCCAATCGAAGAAACACTCAAAGACGTACCGCAGCATATCCGCGATCCTTAGTTGGCTCACGGCCCGCCGCCCGACCACGTTATCCACATCGCTGCGCGCGCGATTCCTCCCTTACCTGCTCACGCTCGCTATCGCCTGGCTGCCGTGGCTCATACTCACCTGGCCGGGCTCGATGCGCGACGATACGCTTGCCCAATATCTGCAATCGTCCGGTCTGCACCACTACTACACCCAGCATCCGCTGTTTGATACTCTCACGTTCGGCTTGTTCTGGCATATCGGCAGCGCACTCGGCTCCCCTCTGATCGGGCAGGCCCTGTACACCGTGACCCAAGCGGTTCTACTCGCCGCCGGGTGCGCGCTTCTGCTGTGCTACATCCGCAAAATCGGCTCGCCGCGCTGGCTCATCGGTCTCGGCCTCGTCTATCTTGCCACCAACTATGTGGTGGTCGGTGCAATCACCACGATGGGTAAGGACTCGTTGCACGCCGTGTTCTATCTGCCGTTGGCCGTGCTGTTCGTGGAGGCTTGTCTGACGCGCGGCTCGGTACTGGCTCGCCGCCCGGTGGCATTCGCGTTCGTCATCCTGTTGTTCGCCACCATCGTCTCCAAGCGGACGGCGCTCATAATCGTGCTATGCGCCGGCTGCTGTTTGCTCGCCGTCTGCACGCCCAAAGGCGCGCGGCGTCGTGCGTTCGCGTGTCTTGCGGTTGCCATCGTTGTGGCGCAGGGTGTGTGGACGCCATTAAGCGCGGCCGCCACGCATGCGAATCGATCGCCCGGACGTGAGGTGTGGGGCCTGGTCACCCAGCCCGTGGCCCGGCTCGCGCACGATGATCCCAGTGCGATAGACAAGGTTCAGCGGCGGCGACTGAACGCAATCATGGATCTCGACTGGGCCGCCGCCGGCATCAACCCGCACCGCACCGATGAGACCTTCCGCACTCTGCGCGAGCACCCTAGGCCAACCGCGGCGCAACAACTCGCGGCCCTGCAGGTCTGGGCGCAGCTCGGCCTCGCGCATCCGACTGAATATGCCACGGCCTATGCCGGGGTGACTCGCGGATGGTGGGACCCGCGCGTCAATTTCGCGTACCCCACTGATTCCGACTACCTGTTCACGCCTGGCTATCTCAGGCAATGGGCATCTTTCCTGACTGAAGGTGCTTGGAAGCATACTTCCGACGGCGATGCCGATACCGTGGCAGCCGAACGGCTTGCCGCCATCGAACATGACCTTGCGCCGCTGAGGGGTACCTCCGATAAGCCGCAATGGCAGAAAAATATATTGCGGGCGATTCATCGGTGGGCGCGTTCGGATGGTCGCGTCGGTGTTCGTAAAGGCAATCTGCTGACTTCGATGGCCCTGTACGTCACGTGGATTCCGCTGGCTGCGGGTCTTGCGCTGGTGGTGCGGCCTGCGCGACGACGCTACGGCCCCGCACTGGCCGCTTACGGTTTGTTGGCATTCACGGTGCTGTCGCTGTATGCCTCACCCATGGCACTATTTTGGTATCCGATTCCGGTATTCCTCGCGTTGCCGCTTTTTGTGGTGTTACCGTTCACATTCCGGGAGAGCCATCCTCTCTGA
- a CDS encoding Abi family protein translates to MKPAKTIDQIIGLMKKRGLAVTDEPRLRRALFDCNYYRLSGYFRSFQINPANGGNRFKTGTRDVDFLIPYMMDEELRNIILKGTAKVELALRSRFAYLLALDGNAYTNEKRSL, encoded by the coding sequence GTGAAGCCCGCGAAAACCATCGACCAGATAATCGGCCTGATGAAGAAGCGCGGTCTGGCGGTCACGGATGAGCCACGTCTTCGCAGGGCGCTCTTCGACTGCAACTATTACCGTCTTTCCGGCTATTTCCGTTCCTTCCAGATCAATCCCGCCAACGGCGGCAACAGGTTCAAGACGGGCACTCGCGACGTCGACTTCCTTATCCCCTACATGATGGATGAGGAGTTGCGCAATATCATCCTCAAGGGAACCGCGAAGGTGGAGCTTGCATTGCGCTCGAGGTTTGCGTACCTGCTGGCGTTGGACGGCAACGCTTACACGAATGAAAAAAGAAGCCTATGA